The Halorussus gelatinilyticus genome contains the following window.
TGGTTCCCCATCCCGACCGAGACCGTCCGCACGTCGGTCTCCAGCGGCTTGACCATCGTGAGGAACGTAAACTCGTTGACCGGGAACGCGGCCGCGAGGACGCCGGTTATCTCGCCGTCCTCGAAGATTGGCGCGCTGATTATCACGATGTGCTGGTCGGTGTCCGCGACGCGCTCGGGGTCGGTGACGTGTATCTCGCCCGTCCGGGCCGGGCGCTGGAAATACGTCCGGTTCTCGATGTCGTTGCCGACCGTCTCGCGGCGCACCTCGGGAGCCACGTCGCCCTCGAAGGCGACGACGGTACCGTTGGCAGCGACCACCTGGCCGGCGAACACGTACGGGTTGGTCAGGAACCCACGGAGGAACTCTTCGGAGCGACTGAAGTTGCTTGCCCGCGGCCGCGACGCGTGGAATCCGACGTAGTCCTTCTGCTGGCGGATTTGAGCGTCTATCTGCTCGGCGGTCCGAATCGCGGTCTGGTCGACGTTCTCGCGCATCTGGGCGACCGACCGGTCCTTGGCCAGTTCGAGTTGGCCGTAGACCACCCCGCTCAGTACGAGCGTGACGACCAGCATCAGCACCGCGAACTTCGTCCGGACCTTCATTTTTCGTGCACCTGCTCGCTCGGGGGTAATGAACCTTCGTTCGTTAGTCTTTAGCGGCCCGACCGCAAACTGGCGGGTAATGACTGCACAGGCTGTCCAACAGGAGGACCTCGCGGTCGTCATCGGACTTGAGGTCCACGTTCAACTGGAGACGGACACGAAGATCTTCTGTGGCTGTTCGACCGACGTCGCCGACGCCGATCCGAACACCCACACCTGCCCGGTGTGTCTCGGCCTGCCGGGCGCGCTCCCGGTGCTGAACGAGGCCGCCGTCGAGTCGGCGGTCAAGGTGGGGAAAGCCATCGACGCCGACATCCCCGAGGAGACGACGTTCCACCGGAAGAACTACTTCTACCCCGACCTGCCGAAGGGGTTCCAGATCACCCAGTACGACGCGCCGGTCTGTCGGGACGGCGAACTCGACGTCGAAGTGGACGGCGAGCGCCGGACGGTCGGCATCCAGCGCGCCCACCTCGAAGAGGACCCCGGCAGCCTCCAGCACGAGGGCGGGAGCATCGACCGCGCCGACTACACGCTGGTCAACTACAACCGCGCCGGAGTGCCGCTGATGGAGATAGTTACCGACCCCGACTTCCGCGGCGCGGAGGAAGTCCGGGCGTTCCTCGCGAAACTGGAGGAAGTGCTGGAGTACCTCGGCGTGTTCGACAGCCAGCGCGACGGCAGCCTCCGCATCGACGCCAACCTCAGCGTGGTCCCCGCCGACGAGGTGGGCGAGGACGGAGAAATCAGCGACGAGGCGCTCGAAGACGCCAACCGGACCGAGGTCAAGAACATCTCCAGCCACAAGGGCGCGGAGAAGGCGCTGTCCTACGAGGCGACCCGCCAGAAGAACTCGGTCAAGCGCGGCCGGGAGATAGAGCAGGAGACCCGCCACTGGGACGAGGGCCGCGGCGTCACCGTCTCGATGCGCTCGAAGGAAGAAGAGAAGGACTACCGCTACTTCCGGGAGGCCGACCTGCCGCCGCTTCAGGTCAGCGACTGGAAGCAGAAGCTCGACATTCCGGAGTTGCCGGACGCCCGCCGCGAGCGGTTCCGCGACGAGTACGGCCTGAGCGAGGAGGCGGCCTCGAAACTCACCTCCACGAAGCAGGTCGCGGACTTCTACGAGGACGTGGCCGGCGAGTACGACCCCGACCTCGCGGCGACGTGGGTCGCCGACAACCTGTTGGGCGAACTTAACTACCGCGACATGGCGATTACCGACGTGGAAGGTCGCCTCGACGAGTTCATGCGTCTCATCGAGTTGGTGGCCGACGACGAGATCACGACCAAGAACGCCGAGGAGGTCGTCCTCCGCGAGATGCTGGACGAAGGCGAGGACCCCGAGACGGTCATCGACCGCGAGGGTCTCGGCAAGGCCGACGAGGGTGCCGTCGAAGGCGCAGTCGAAGAAGCCATCGAGGAGAACCCCGACGCGGTCGAGGACTACCACGCCGGAGAGGGCGGCGCGCTCAACTTCCTCGTCGGGCAGGTCATGCAGAAGACCGGCGGGAGCGCCGACCCCGGTTCGGTGAACCAGTTGCTCCGCGAGCGACTGGACGAGTAAGTCGCCGACCGACGGGAGCGGCGGGGAGGGCGTATCGAGCAGGCGGCGCGTGGACGCGATTCTGCTTTCTTCTCTCCGCGAGGGGCGCGCCGCGCTCCCGCCTCGACGCCCTCGCGGCGATTCTCAGGTCACGACCGGGGTTCGTCCCGGCTTTCGGTGTAAACCTTCGCGTGCGTCGTCGGTCGAGATTGGTGCGATTTCTAACTACTCGTCGGAGGCGGAAACGGCGAACGCCCCTCTAAATTACGCCTACGGCGGTTGGAAAATATCACACTCTGGTAGATGATGGAAAAATGAATCATGCACTCACGACGCGACATGCTCAAGCGAATCGGCGCGACGGGCGCGACGGCGGTCGCCGTCGCGGGACTGACCGGTTCCGCGGCCGCGGCACCCGGTTCCATCCCGTCGAACTATCTCACCGAGTACCGTGCGACGGGCGACGCCTACGGTATCGACTGGACGTATCTGGCAGGCGTCGGCTGGGTCGAGACCCAGCACGGCCAGTACGAGGCGGGCTGTGACACCTCGTCGGCGGGTGCGAAGGGGCCCATGCAGTTCATGCCCTCGACGTGGGACGCCTACGGCGTGGACGGCGACGGTGACGGCTACGCCGACATCTGCAACTACGAGGGTGCCATCCCGTCGGCGGCGAACTACCTCACCTCCTCGGGCGCGCCCGAGAACTGGGACGACGCGCTCTACGCCTACAACCACAGTTGGTCCTACGTCAGCGACGTGAAGGACGCCGCGGCGTACTACCGCGACGCCTACGGCGGCGGAGGCGGCGGCACCGGCTTCAGCCAGGGCGACCGCGTGACTCCGACGGTGAACCTGAACACGCGCAAACGGCCCGGCACCGAATCGACGGTCGTCGCCACCGTCTCGCCCGACGAGGTCGGCGAAATCGTCAACGGCCCGACCACCGAGGACGGCTACACGTGGTGGGGCATGCACTGGCTCGACCGCGACGTGTGGGGCTGGTCGGTCGAGACGTACCTCGATTCCGCCTGAGATAGCGATTCGCCACCGGAACGCGCGATTTCCACCTGTCATCCATCGGTCGCGCGTCCGCGGCCGCAGTGCGGCCGCGGACGCGCACCTCAGAAATATTTATCCATGTTGGATAGATACAGAGGATTCTTAGAAACAGATAGAGATTGCTAATCTCCCGGTGTCGCCGTCTCCTCTCGCTCCACGACTCCCTCGCGCCAGCGGCCGAGACCGAACCACGCGACGCCGACGAGGAACGACGCGATGGCCGAGAACGACCACGCCCACCAGAGGCCTTCGACGCCCCACGACCATCCCGTGAGCGGGACGCCCGCGACCGTGACCGTCCACGAGTAGGCGACGAGGAGCGCCGCCGGAATCCGGAGGAGCCACCGCGAGAGGACCGACAGCGCCATCGCGGTCCGGGTGTCGCCCGCGCCGCGGAACCCGCCCTGTAGGACCATCAGCCCGCCGAAGAAGGCGAGGAACGGGCCGATGATGCGCAGGAACTCCACGCCCGCCGCGACGACCGCCGCGTCCGCGATGAAGACGCGCATCGCCTCGTCGGGGAACGCGACCATCAGCGCGCCGACGCCGAACAGCACCGCCATCGTGCCGCCGGTGGCCGTCCACGTCACCGTCGCCGCGCGGTCGGGCGTCTCCGCGCCGAGGTTCTGGCCGACGCCGGTCGCGGTGGCCTGCCCGACCGCGCCCGAGACGGTCCACGACACCGACATCAGGCGCAGTCCGATGCCGTACGCGGCGGTCGGCACCGCGCCGAATCGCGCGACCAGCGCCGCCATCGCCACCGCCGCGAAACTCCGCGCGAGCCCGTCGAGAGTGCCGGGGTAGCCGACGTCCACGAGTTTCCGGAGGACCGGCCAGTCGGGCCGGAGGTCGTCGAGTCGCAGGCGGACGCCCCAGTCGCCCTTGACGAGGATGGCGACGCCGATGACCGCCGTCAGAATCCGGGAAATCAGCGTCGCGACCGCGGCCCCGCGGACGCCCCACTCGGGGAAGGGTCCGTAGCCGAGGACGAGAAACGGGTCCAAGACGACGTTCGCGCCCGCCGAGAGGACCATCAGCCACATCGCGGTCCGTGTGTCGCCAGCGCCCCGCAGGACCGCCCGGAAGACGAAGAAGAGGAACGTGAACGGAATCGACAGGAAGAGGACCTCGATGTACTGGAGCGAGTAGGCGTAGACCCGCCCCTCGGCCCCGACCAGCGAGAGGAGCGGGTGCCGGAAGACGTAGCCGAGCG
Protein-coding sequences here:
- the gatB gene encoding Asp-tRNA(Asn)/Glu-tRNA(Gln) amidotransferase subunit GatB; translation: MTAQAVQQEDLAVVIGLEVHVQLETDTKIFCGCSTDVADADPNTHTCPVCLGLPGALPVLNEAAVESAVKVGKAIDADIPEETTFHRKNYFYPDLPKGFQITQYDAPVCRDGELDVEVDGERRTVGIQRAHLEEDPGSLQHEGGSIDRADYTLVNYNRAGVPLMEIVTDPDFRGAEEVRAFLAKLEEVLEYLGVFDSQRDGSLRIDANLSVVPADEVGEDGEISDEALEDANRTEVKNISSHKGAEKALSYEATRQKNSVKRGREIEQETRHWDEGRGVTVSMRSKEEEKDYRYFREADLPPLQVSDWKQKLDIPELPDARRERFRDEYGLSEEAASKLTSTKQVADFYEDVAGEYDPDLAATWVADNLLGELNYRDMAITDVEGRLDEFMRLIELVADDEITTKNAEEVVLREMLDEGEDPETVIDREGLGKADEGAVEGAVEEAIEENPDAVEDYHAGEGGALNFLVGQVMQKTGGSADPGSVNQLLRERLDE
- a CDS encoding lytic transglycosylase domain-containing protein, encoding MHSRRDMLKRIGATGATAVAVAGLTGSAAAAPGSIPSNYLTEYRATGDAYGIDWTYLAGVGWVETQHGQYEAGCDTSSAGAKGPMQFMPSTWDAYGVDGDGDGYADICNYEGAIPSAANYLTSSGAPENWDDALYAYNHSWSYVSDVKDAAAYYRDAYGGGGGGTGFSQGDRVTPTVNLNTRKRPGTESTVVATVSPDEVGEIVNGPTTEDGYTWWGMHWLDRDVWGWSVETYLDSA
- a CDS encoding MATE family efflux transporter, whose amino-acid sequence is MTTGAITPKLVSLAWPLVAGNLLQTFYNLADMFWVGRVGPNAVAAVSLMFPTAWMFVSVAMGLTAASVALVSQHVGAGDDRKADNVVAQTTILTVAVALVLSALGYVFRHPLLSLVGAEGRVYAYSLQYIEVLFLSIPFTFLFFVFRAVLRGAGDTRTAMWLMVLSAGANVVLDPFLVLGYGPFPEWGVRGAAVATLISRILTAVIGVAILVKGDWGVRLRLDDLRPDWPVLRKLVDVGYPGTLDGLARSFAAVAMAALVARFGAVPTAAYGIGLRLMSVSWTVSGAVGQATATGVGQNLGAETPDRAATVTWTATGGTMAVLFGVGALMVAFPDEAMRVFIADAAVVAAGVEFLRIIGPFLAFFGGLMVLQGGFRGAGDTRTAMALSVLSRWLLRIPAALLVAYSWTVTVAGVPLTGWSWGVEGLWWAWSFSAIASFLVGVAWFGLGRWREGVVEREETATPGD